A portion of the Luxibacter massiliensis genome contains these proteins:
- a CDS encoding precorrin-8X methylmutase yields MSHIELEKVLPGEIEARSFEIITEELGDTPLIPGTEMIVKRCIHTSADFEYAKNLAFSEGAVEKALQALRNGASIVTDTQMGKAGINKKKLAEYNGEVFCFMSDQDVALMARQNGTTRAAASMEKAAALDRQLIFAVGNAPTALVRLYELIQEGKIRPQLIIAVPVGFVNVIQSKELILNLRDVPSIVARGRKGGSNIAACICNALLYML; encoded by the coding sequence ATGAGCCATATAGAATTGGAGAAGGTGCTGCCTGGTGAGATAGAGGCTAGGAGTTTTGAGATAATTACAGAGGAACTGGGAGATACACCCCTTATACCAGGGACAGAAATGATTGTGAAGCGGTGTATCCATACAAGTGCAGATTTTGAGTATGCAAAGAACCTTGCTTTTTCGGAAGGAGCAGTTGAAAAGGCCCTGCAGGCGCTCAGAAATGGAGCTTCTATTGTCACAGATACGCAGATGGGCAAAGCAGGCATTAATAAAAAAAAGCTGGCAGAATATAACGGGGAGGTTTTCTGCTTTATGTCTGACCAGGATGTGGCACTTATGGCAAGGCAGAATGGGACGACCCGGGCGGCGGCCAGCATGGAAAAGGCGGCTGCCCTTGACAGGCAGCTGATTTTTGCAGTGGGCAATGCACCCACGGCCCTTGTCCGCCTTTATGAGCTGATACAGGAAGGGAAAATCAGGCCTCAGCTTATTATCGCTGTCCCCGTGGGATTTGTGAATGTAATACAGTCCAAGGAGCTGATCCTGAATTTAAGGGATGTCCCGTCCATTGTAGCCAGGGGAAGGAAGGGGGGCAGTAATATTGCAGCCTGTATCTGCAATGCGCTGCTATATATGCTTTAA
- a CDS encoding bifunctional adenosylcobinamide kinase/adenosylcobinamide-phosphate guanylyltransferase: MFYLITGGSGSGKSAFAEDMVCRLHREEGRRQRKTSLLYIATMIPYGDETRQKILRHQRMRADKGFVTVECYTGLKFLNGIFQKHMDDSLKHDRSDKFEGNSILLECMSNLVANELYEPAGAGENTVKAVLEGVGFLLSKCSSLVIVTNDIFEEPAPDSVEMRRYRKTLGEINLKLAQMADVVTEVVYGVPMEYKNSRKRGPEKMPLDSRGRKAGINHMEEENNLKYPKKDVGGIKLVTGGACQGKSLYARREFGGSGSGKSIDKKSGFIWIDGETCGFEEIYTCNGIFHFELLIRRMLKGGTELSGFAREIARRNQDIVIVSSEIGCGLVPMGTFERQYRETAGRVLTEIAGLACRVDRVVCGIGTVLKGGEEE; encoded by the coding sequence GTGTTTTATCTCATAACAGGAGGGAGTGGCAGCGGGAAATCTGCCTTTGCTGAAGATATGGTCTGCAGGCTGCACAGGGAAGAGGGGAGGCGGCAGAGAAAAACATCTCTATTGTATATTGCCACTATGATTCCTTACGGGGATGAAACCAGGCAGAAAATCCTCCGCCACCAGAGGATGCGCGCAGACAAGGGGTTTGTGACTGTGGAATGTTATACTGGGTTAAAGTTCCTAAATGGCATCTTCCAGAAACATATGGATGACTCCTTAAAACATGATAGGAGTGATAAATTTGAGGGGAATTCAATTTTGCTGGAGTGTATGTCCAATCTTGTGGCGAATGAGCTCTATGAGCCTGCAGGAGCAGGGGAAAACACAGTAAAGGCTGTTTTAGAGGGAGTGGGTTTCTTGCTGTCTAAGTGCAGCAGCCTGGTTATTGTGACAAATGATATATTTGAGGAGCCGGCGCCGGATTCCGTGGAGATGAGGCGGTACAGGAAAACGCTGGGAGAAATTAATTTAAAACTGGCCCAGATGGCTGACGTTGTGACAGAAGTTGTATATGGGGTGCCTATGGAATATAAGAACAGCCGGAAAAGAGGGCCGGAAAAGATGCCGCTTGATTCAAGGGGCAGAAAGGCCGGAATAAACCATATGGAGGAAGAAAACAATTTAAAATACCCCAAAAAGGATGTTGGAGGGATTAAGCTGGTTACAGGCGGGGCCTGCCAGGGAAAGAGCTTGTATGCCAGACGTGAATTTGGGGGGAGTGGCAGCGGGAAATCTATTGACAAAAAAAGCGGGTTTATCTGGATTGACGGAGAGACTTGTGGCTTTGAAGAAATATATACGTGTAATGGCATCTTTCACTTTGAGCTTCTTATCAGGCGTATGCTAAAAGGCGGTACAGAGCTTTCAGGCTTTGCCCGGGAGATTGCCAGAAGGAACCAGGATATTGTAATTGTGAGCAGTGAGATTGGCTGTGGACTTGTCCCTATGGGGACATTTGAAAGACAGTACAGGGAGACGGCAGGCAGGGTATTGACAGAGATTGCGGGACTTGCCTGCAGGGTGGACCGTGTAGTATGTGGCATTGGGACAGTTTTAAAAGGAGGAGAGGAAGAATGA
- a CDS encoding precorrin-2 dehydrogenase/sirohydrochlorin ferrochelatase family protein, with translation MKKSYFPVFMDIGEKKILVVGGGNIASRRVKTLLAFAENITVIAPEVTEFLSGLESEGRIVCLHREYRPEDLEGMDMILAATDDRRLNQSIARLCEGEKEKGRDILVNIADNRELCDFYFPSVIQKEGVVIGINSGGACPGKVKAVRKKIEDIFWGREDK, from the coding sequence ATGAAGAAATCATATTTTCCTGTTTTTATGGATATTGGGGAGAAGAAAATATTGGTGGTCGGGGGCGGGAATATTGCCTCCCGGAGGGTAAAAACACTGCTTGCATTTGCGGAGAATATTACAGTTATAGCACCTGAAGTTACAGAATTTCTATCAGGCCTGGAATCCGAGGGGCGGATAGTATGTCTCCACCGGGAATACAGGCCGGAGGATCTGGAGGGGATGGATATGATTCTGGCTGCCACTGACGATAGGAGGCTGAACCAAAGTATTGCACGGTTGTGTGAGGGGGAAAAAGAAAAAGGAAGGGACATCCTGGTAAATATAGCAGACAACAGGGAACTTTGTGACTTTTACTTTCCCTCAGTTATTCAAAAGGAGGGGGTAGTGATAGGGATCAATTCTGGAGGGGCATGTCCGGGCAAAGTCAAGGCTGTCAGAAAAAAAATAGAAGATATATTCTGGGGGAGGGAAGATAAGTAA
- a CDS encoding glutamine synthetase family protein, which produces MRYTNQEVIQFVEEEDVKFIRLAFCDVFGKQKNISIMNTELLRAFEQGIAIDAWSIAGFDNQSSSDLFLHPDSSTLEILPWRPESGRVVRMFCDITWPNGSSFECDTRQILKKAVAIAEKKGIEFQFGSEMEFYLFERDDYGKPTKIPYDTASYMDIAPDDRGEDIRREICLTLEQMGIRPESSHHEEGPGQNEIDFHYSDPLSSADDVVTFSSVVETVANRNGIFACFEPKPFIDQPGNGMHINFSIKGHEDDIVFHQSIAGILKYISDMTLYLNRTEDSYKRLGKQKAPAFIMWSAQNRSQLIRIPAAFGVYKRAELRSPDTMANPYLAYALLIHAGLYGIEHKLELPPAADMNLYTASEELLQRYSRLPQTLEEAKAFARNSEFIKSILPAHIRHVYGRI; this is translated from the coding sequence ATGAGATATACTAATCAAGAAGTCATACAGTTTGTAGAAGAAGAAGACGTAAAATTTATCCGTCTTGCCTTCTGTGATGTGTTTGGAAAACAGAAAAATATTTCCATCATGAATACAGAGCTTCTACGTGCTTTTGAACAGGGGATTGCCATTGATGCATGGTCTATCGCTGGTTTTGACAACCAATCATCCTCTGATTTATTTCTCCATCCAGATTCCTCCACATTAGAAATCCTTCCCTGGCGCCCAGAAAGTGGAAGGGTCGTCCGTATGTTCTGTGATATTACATGGCCAAACGGTTCCTCCTTCGAATGTGATACACGCCAAATCTTAAAAAAAGCCGTGGCCATTGCCGAGAAAAAGGGGATAGAATTCCAGTTCGGATCTGAGATGGAATTTTATCTATTTGAACGTGACGACTATGGCAAACCCACAAAGATTCCCTATGATACTGCCAGTTATATGGATATTGCCCCAGATGACAGAGGAGAAGATATCCGGCGCGAAATTTGCCTCACATTAGAACAGATGGGTATCCGTCCAGAAAGTTCTCACCACGAAGAGGGGCCGGGGCAAAATGAGATTGATTTCCACTACTCTGATCCACTATCTTCTGCAGATGATGTGGTCACATTTTCTTCTGTCGTAGAAACGGTTGCTAACAGAAATGGAATCTTTGCCTGCTTTGAACCAAAACCGTTTATAGATCAACCGGGAAACGGAATGCACATTAACTTCTCAATTAAAGGCCATGAAGATGATATCGTATTTCATCAAAGCATTGCCGGTATTTTAAAATATATTTCTGATATGACACTCTATCTCAACAGAACAGAAGATTCTTACAAACGCTTAGGCAAGCAGAAGGCCCCGGCATTTATAATGTGGTCCGCACAAAACCGTTCTCAGCTGATACGGATCCCTGCTGCTTTCGGTGTCTATAAACGTGCCGAACTCCGCTCCCCGGATACCATGGCAAATCCGTACCTGGCATACGCCCTGCTCATCCATGCCGGATTATATGGTATTGAGCATAAACTGGAGCTTCCGCCTGCGGCTGATATGAATTTATACACAGCTTCAGAAGAACTCCTGCAACGATATTCCCGGCTTCCCCAAACATTGGAAGAAGCAAAGGCCTTCGCACGAAACAGCGAGTTCATTAAGTCCATTCTGCCTGCACATATTAGGCATGTGTACGGCCGGATCTAA
- a CDS encoding peptide ABC transporter substrate-binding protein has translation MKRLLRTLSAAMLCGCLLLSGCGKNETEKETQEMVVAVNSETGGLDPAGMIALTYLSYSAAALDELLTFDENGDIEYRGAESYEVNQDSTVWTFYLRKEAYWSDGTPVTSADYINTIVRSLDPKSGNGYANYLFPILNAEAVYNKEAEADALGVKAPDDYTLVFTLEKPCVYFLDLLRLPVYTPSCHVYADEVGSGWDKDPGTSVANGPFCLEEYVPEQYFVLKKNEKYWDADRIQLEKITFKFFDDQQSMAAAYETGEVDVAQGLQSSVMDVYEGQEDLVVTDTIATRYIYPNLDVEPLNDVRVRKAINLAIDREALCQIVGEDTEPTVNFVAKYMKDKSGGYFVEQADPPFEENVNEARQLLLEAGYPDGEGFPVLTYIYPSLEMDSDTAQVIQEQLKENLNIQIELQAQELQVNYTERRAGNFELCRMNWTADFADPYTYLSMLLSNSTYNCSGIKDQAYDALVGQSDTEFDPQKRSELMHQAEQLAVGEEFYIIPLYAMKSCNLIRPDIEGITQIPATGALEFRYAHRTQGQ, from the coding sequence CTTATTTGAGTTATTCCGCCGCTGCCTTGGATGAACTTCTGACCTTTGATGAGAATGGGGATATTGAATACAGGGGGGCAGAGTCATATGAGGTAAATCAGGACTCTACTGTTTGGACGTTTTATCTCAGAAAAGAGGCATACTGGTCCGACGGGACGCCAGTGACGTCGGCAGACTATATCAATACCATTGTCCGCTCCCTGGATCCTAAAAGCGGGAATGGGTATGCCAATTATCTGTTCCCAATCCTCAATGCAGAGGCAGTCTATAATAAAGAAGCAGAGGCAGATGCACTGGGGGTCAAGGCGCCGGATGATTATACGCTGGTCTTTACCCTGGAAAAACCTTGTGTATATTTCCTGGATCTGCTGCGGCTTCCTGTTTATACCCCCTCCTGCCATGTGTATGCAGACGAAGTAGGGAGCGGGTGGGATAAAGATCCCGGCACAAGTGTGGCAAACGGCCCTTTCTGCCTGGAAGAGTATGTCCCTGAACAGTATTTTGTCTTAAAAAAGAATGAAAAATATTGGGATGCGGACCGGATACAGCTGGAGAAGATTACATTCAAGTTTTTTGATGACCAGCAGTCTATGGCGGCCGCCTACGAAACAGGGGAGGTGGACGTGGCCCAGGGGCTCCAGTCATCTGTAATGGATGTATATGAGGGGCAGGAAGATCTGGTTGTCACAGATACCATTGCCACAAGATATATTTACCCCAACCTGGATGTAGAGCCTTTAAACGACGTGCGGGTGAGGAAAGCAATCAATCTGGCTATAGACAGAGAAGCATTGTGCCAGATTGTGGGGGAGGATACAGAGCCTACGGTCAATTTTGTGGCCAAGTATATGAAAGATAAATCCGGCGGATATTTCGTGGAGCAGGCGGATCCGCCTTTTGAAGAAAACGTAAATGAGGCAAGGCAGCTGCTTCTAGAGGCGGGATATCCTGACGGTGAAGGTTTCCCCGTCCTGACATATATTTATCCTTCTCTGGAAATGGACTCAGACACAGCACAGGTAATACAGGAACAGCTGAAGGAAAACCTGAATATCCAGATCGAACTGCAGGCGCAGGAACTGCAGGTCAATTACACGGAGCGCAGGGCGGGAAATTTTGAATTGTGCCGTATGAACTGGACGGCAGATTTTGCAGACCCTTATACGTATCTGTCTATGCTGTTGTCAAATAGTACGTATAACTGCAGTGGGATAAAGGATCAGGCATACGACGCGCTGGTGGGGCAGTCTGACACGGAATTTGACCCACAGAAACGCTCTGAACTGATGCATCAGGCAGAACAGCTGGCTGTAGGAGAAGAGTTTTATATTATCCCTCTTTATGCCATGAAAAGCTGTAACCTGATCCGCCCTGACATTGAGGGAATTACGCAGATTCCTGCCACAGGGGCCCTGGAATTCAGGTATGCGCATAGAACACAGGGACAGTAG
- a CDS encoding ANTAR domain-containing response regulator: protein MPLKEYIYSILIVSASDSFNASFIAMLPKKEYSPIDIVQSISGARRKISEREYDFIIVNTPLPDDFGSKFAVDICDGRHTVAILLVKNDIYDGIYDKVQEHGVLTLRKPVSVTIMKQALDWMRVFKHRLKKLEKKNISLEDKMAEIRIVNRAKWVLIDSMNMSEAEAHRYIEKQAMDRCITRREVAEETLKYSVP from the coding sequence ATGCCTCTAAAAGAATATATATACAGCATTTTAATTGTTTCAGCGTCGGATAGTTTCAATGCTTCTTTTATAGCTATGCTGCCCAAAAAAGAATATTCACCGATAGATATAGTCCAAAGCATCAGCGGTGCAAGAAGAAAAATTTCAGAACGGGAGTATGATTTCATTATTGTTAACACTCCCCTGCCTGATGATTTTGGCAGTAAGTTCGCTGTAGATATCTGTGACGGCCGGCATACTGTGGCAATTCTGCTGGTCAAAAACGATATTTATGATGGGATTTATGATAAGGTGCAGGAACATGGCGTTTTAACATTACGTAAGCCGGTTTCTGTCACGATCATGAAACAAGCCCTCGACTGGATGAGGGTTTTCAAACATCGGCTTAAAAAATTAGAGAAAAAGAATATTTCGTTGGAAGATAAGATGGCGGAAATCCGAATTGTCAACCGTGCCAAATGGGTATTAATTGATTCTATGAATATGTCCGAAGCAGAAGCTCACAGATACATAGAAAAGCAGGCAATGGATCGGTGTATCACACGGCGGGAGGTGGCAGAAGAAACATTAAAATATTCTGTTCCATGA
- the gltB gene encoding glutamate synthase large subunit, whose amino-acid sequence MFDAKSKQIQPPLYESKFEHDNCGIGAVVNIKGKKTRDTLEKALTIVENLEHRAGKDGDGQTGDGVGIMVQICHEFFRKEAKAVQISLGEEREYGIGMFFFPQDELKRNQAKKMFEIIVEKEGMEFLGWRKVPCAPAVLGARAAECMPYILQGFIKKPACVEKGIDFDRKLYIVRRVFEQSSDNTYVVSLSSRTIVYKGMFLVGQLRTFFKDLQSELYHSAIAIVHSRFSTNTNPSWERAHPNRFIVHNGEINTIRGNADKMLAREENMESEHLSHEFHKILPVINAQGSDSAMLDNTLEFLVMSGMELPLAVMITIPEPWANNKTMPQHKRDFYQYYATMMEPWDGPAAILFSDGDVMGAVLDRNGLRPSRYYITDDDQLILSSEVGALPLAHDKILKKDRLRPGKMLLVDTVKGEVIDDDTLKEKYTRQQPYGEWLDSNLVTLKELKIPNVRVPEFSDEERMRMQKAFGYTYEELKASILPMALRGSEAIASMGVDTPIPALSKTHHQLSHYFKQMFAQVTNPPIDAIREEVVTSTSVYIGRDGNLLEETEKNCNVLKVNNPILTNTDMLKIKCMKREGFKTAVVPILYYKNTSLERAIDRLCVEVDKEYRNGVNIIILSDRGVDENHAAIPSLLAVSALQKHLVRTKKRTGVALILESAEPREVHDFATLLGYGACAVNPYLAQESIRELIDKGMLDKDYYAAVDDYNSAILHGIVKIASKMGISTIQSYQGAQIFEALGVDEEVVKRYFTNTVCRIGGITLDKIEEEVDRLHTTAFDPLGRYTDLTLDSPGLHKARGGGEEHLYNPATIHMLQQSAMRGDYQMFKQYTQMIHEEDKVRNLRGLLDFVYPKGAIPIEEVESVDRIVTRFKTGAMSYGSISKEAHETLAIAMNRLHGKSNSGEGGEELERMENRGNGLERCSAIKQVASGRFGVTSQYLVSAKEIQIKMAQGAKPGEGGHLPAGKVYPWIAKTRHSIPGVGLISPPPHHDIYSIEDLAQLIYDLKNANRDARISVKLVSESGVGTVAAGVAKAGAQVILISGYDGGTGAAPKSSIYNSGLPWELGLSETHQTLIQNGLRGKVRIETDGKLMTGRDVAIAAILGAEEFGFATAPLVTMGCVMMRVCNLDTCPVGVATQNPELRKRFRGKPEFVMNFMRFIAEELREYMARLGIRSVDELVGRTDLLKMKEKLPQGIAKVDLSRILNNPYARERAIFDKSQMYDFKLEKTLDESLLLPELKKNLDKQQKSTITAEVKNTDRAFGTILGSEITKRYGEMLEEDTYRILCQGSGGQSFGAFIPKGLTIELSGDSNDYFGKGLSGGKLAVYPPKDSRFAEDENVIIGNVALYGATSGKAFICGIAGERFCVRNSGASAVVEGVGDHGCEYMTGGRVVVLGRTGKNFAAGMSGGIVYVLDESNDLYLRVNKELVSISEVVELYDREELKRLIVQHVEITGSQKGKKILEQFGIYLPMFKKIIPYGYEMMQKRILMLEEKGLNSEQAQMEAFYSMVQE is encoded by the coding sequence ATGTTTGATGCAAAGTCAAAACAGATACAGCCACCGCTTTACGAGAGCAAATTTGAGCATGATAACTGCGGAATCGGCGCTGTTGTCAATATTAAAGGAAAGAAAACCAGAGACACACTTGAAAAGGCACTGACGATTGTGGAAAATCTTGAACATCGGGCCGGAAAGGATGGGGATGGGCAGACTGGGGATGGAGTAGGTATCATGGTACAGATCTGCCATGAGTTTTTCAGGAAAGAAGCAAAGGCTGTACAGATCAGTCTTGGAGAAGAGAGAGAGTATGGTATAGGGATGTTTTTCTTTCCCCAGGATGAATTAAAGCGGAACCAGGCAAAAAAGATGTTTGAAATTATTGTTGAGAAAGAGGGGATGGAGTTCCTAGGATGGAGGAAAGTACCTTGTGCGCCTGCCGTTTTGGGGGCAAGGGCGGCAGAATGTATGCCTTATATTTTGCAGGGTTTTATAAAAAAGCCTGCATGTGTAGAAAAAGGGATTGATTTTGACCGAAAATTATATATTGTGAGGCGGGTGTTTGAACAGAGCAGTGACAACACCTATGTGGTGTCTTTGAGCAGCCGGACCATCGTTTATAAAGGAATGTTTTTGGTAGGACAGCTTCGGACTTTTTTTAAAGATCTGCAAAGTGAGTTATACCACTCGGCCATTGCCATTGTACATTCCAGATTTTCTACCAATACAAACCCCAGCTGGGAACGGGCCCATCCGAACCGCTTTATTGTACATAACGGAGAAATCAACACGATTCGTGGAAATGCGGACAAAATGCTTGCCCGGGAAGAAAATATGGAATCCGAGCATTTAAGCCATGAGTTCCATAAGATTTTGCCGGTTATAAATGCCCAGGGTTCAGATTCTGCAATGCTTGATAATACATTGGAGTTTTTGGTGATGAGCGGCATGGAGCTTCCTCTGGCAGTGATGATTACCATCCCGGAACCATGGGCAAATAATAAGACAATGCCTCAGCATAAAAGAGATTTTTATCAGTATTATGCCACTATGATGGAGCCGTGGGATGGACCGGCAGCCATCCTGTTTTCAGACGGGGATGTGATGGGGGCAGTCCTTGACCGGAATGGCCTTCGGCCATCAAGGTATTATATCACAGATGATGATCAGTTAATTTTATCCTCAGAGGTGGGGGCGCTTCCTCTTGCCCATGATAAGATTTTGAAAAAAGACAGGCTTCGTCCGGGGAAAATGCTATTGGTGGATACGGTTAAGGGAGAGGTGATCGATGATGACACATTGAAAGAAAAATATACAAGACAACAGCCTTATGGAGAATGGCTGGATTCAAATCTTGTGACCTTAAAAGAATTGAAAATACCTAATGTGCGGGTACCTGAGTTTTCAGATGAAGAGCGGATGCGGATGCAAAAAGCATTTGGCTATACTTATGAAGAATTGAAAGCAAGTATTCTGCCTATGGCTCTAAGGGGCAGTGAAGCCATTGCATCCATGGGGGTTGACACACCGATACCGGCATTGTCAAAAACCCACCATCAACTTTCACATTATTTTAAGCAGATGTTTGCTCAGGTCACTAATCCGCCCATTGATGCTATTCGTGAGGAGGTTGTTACATCCACAAGTGTTTATATTGGCAGGGATGGAAACCTGCTGGAGGAAACAGAAAAGAATTGTAATGTATTAAAAGTCAATAATCCAATACTTACGAATACAGATATGCTGAAAATTAAATGCATGAAAAGAGAGGGGTTTAAAACAGCGGTCGTACCTATTCTGTATTACAAGAATACCAGCCTTGAGCGGGCAATCGACAGATTGTGTGTGGAAGTAGATAAGGAATACAGAAACGGCGTCAATATTATTATCCTGTCAGACCGGGGAGTGGATGAGAACCATGCGGCGATACCATCCCTCCTTGCGGTATCCGCCTTGCAGAAACATCTGGTACGTACAAAAAAGAGGACTGGCGTGGCGCTGATATTGGAATCAGCGGAGCCAAGAGAGGTACATGATTTTGCCACACTTCTTGGCTATGGAGCCTGTGCGGTCAATCCTTATCTGGCACAGGAATCTATCAGGGAACTGATAGACAAGGGGATGCTGGATAAAGATTACTATGCGGCAGTGGATGACTATAACAGTGCCATATTGCATGGAATCGTTAAAATTGCATCCAAGATGGGAATCTCAACCATACAATCTTATCAAGGGGCCCAGATTTTTGAGGCATTGGGAGTTGATGAGGAAGTGGTAAAGAGATATTTTACAAATACAGTATGCAGAATCGGCGGCATTACTTTGGATAAGATAGAAGAGGAGGTCGACAGGCTTCACACAACGGCCTTTGATCCATTGGGCAGGTATACAGATCTGACGCTGGACAGTCCGGGACTGCATAAGGCCAGAGGGGGCGGGGAGGAGCACTTGTATAATCCTGCAACAATTCATATGCTGCAGCAGTCAGCGATGCGCGGGGATTACCAAATGTTTAAGCAGTATACACAAATGATCCACGAGGAAGATAAGGTGAGAAATCTCAGGGGACTCTTGGATTTTGTATATCCGAAAGGTGCAATTCCAATCGAAGAAGTGGAAAGTGTGGATCGTATTGTGACAAGGTTTAAAACAGGAGCAATGTCTTATGGCTCAATTTCAAAAGAGGCCCATGAGACGCTGGCCATTGCTATGAACCGTCTGCATGGAAAATCTAATAGCGGCGAAGGCGGCGAAGAATTAGAAAGGATGGAGAATAGGGGAAACGGTTTGGAGCGTTGTTCTGCAATCAAGCAAGTCGCTTCCGGTCGGTTTGGCGTTACAAGCCAATATCTGGTAAGTGCAAAGGAGATACAAATTAAGATGGCACAGGGAGCAAAACCAGGAGAGGGCGGCCATCTGCCCGCCGGGAAAGTATATCCGTGGATCGCAAAGACGAGACATTCCATCCCGGGGGTGGGCCTGATTTCACCGCCGCCGCACCATGATATTTATTCTATTGAGGATTTGGCACAGCTGATTTACGATCTGAAGAATGCCAACCGGGATGCAAGAATCAGCGTTAAACTGGTGTCAGAGTCTGGTGTGGGGACAGTTGCGGCGGGAGTGGCAAAAGCGGGGGCACAAGTCATCCTAATTTCTGGATATGACGGAGGCACTGGGGCTGCGCCAAAAAGCTCCATTTACAACTCAGGGCTTCCATGGGAACTGGGACTTTCGGAGACACATCAGACATTGATTCAAAATGGTCTGAGAGGAAAAGTCCGTATTGAAACGGATGGAAAACTCATGACCGGACGTGATGTAGCGATTGCTGCGATTTTAGGTGCGGAGGAATTTGGATTTGCTACGGCTCCCCTTGTGACTATGGGGTGTGTAATGATGCGGGTATGCAATCTAGACACCTGTCCAGTAGGAGTGGCTACACAAAATCCAGAGCTGAGAAAGAGGTTTCGTGGAAAGCCGGAGTTTGTGATGAATTTTATGAGATTCATTGCGGAAGAATTAAGGGAATATATGGCACGTCTTGGGATCCGGTCTGTGGATGAACTGGTGGGGAGGACAGATCTGCTGAAAATGAAAGAGAAACTTCCCCAGGGAATAGCAAAGGTGGACTTATCACGAATCCTGAATAATCCATACGCCCGTGAGAGAGCGATTTTTGACAAAAGTCAGATGTATGACTTTAAACTGGAGAAAACACTTGACGAGAGTCTTTTATTGCCAGAGCTGAAGAAGAATCTGGATAAACAGCAGAAAAGTACGATTACGGCAGAGGTAAAAAATACAGACAGAGCTTTTGGCACCATCCTTGGATCAGAAATTACCAAACGGTACGGGGAAATGCTAGAAGAGGACACATACCGTATCCTGTGCCAGGGAAGCGGCGGCCAGAGCTTTGGGGCATTTATTCCCAAAGGACTGACAATTGAGTTGTCCGGGGACTCTAATGATTATTTTGGAAAGGGACTCTCGGGAGGAAAACTGGCAGTATATCCTCCTAAAGACAGCCGGTTTGCGGAAGATGAGAATGTAATAATTGGAAATGTAGCGCTCTATGGCGCCACCAGTGGAAAAGCCTTTATATGCGGTATTGCCGGTGAGCGGTTCTGCGTGCGTAATTCCGGGGCTTCAGCGGTTGTAGAAGGCGTAGGAGACCATGGGTGTGAGTATATGACGGGCGGCCGTGTTGTAGTACTTGGGAGGACAGGCAAAAACTTTGCAGCAGGCATGAGCGGTGGAATTGTATATGTGCTGGATGAGTCTAATGATCTCTACCTGCGTGTGAATAAAGAACTTGTATCCATCAGCGAGGTTGTGGAGTTGTATGATAGAGAGGAACTAAAGCGCCTGATTGTCCAGCATGTGGAAATTACCGGATCGCAGAAAGGGAAAAAGATTTTGGAGCAGTTTGGGATATATTTGCCTATGTTTAAGAAAATTATTCCCTACGGTTATGAAATGATGCAAAAGCGCATCCTCATGCTGGAAGAAAAGGGATTAAACTCTGAGCAGGCACAGATGGAAGCATTCTATTCTATGGTGCAGGAATAA